A window of Streptomyces broussonetiae genomic DNA:
GGATATGGCACTGAGTGTCACAGGTAAAGGCACTCGGTACCCTGAATCTGTGTGCAAGGCCCGCTCAGGTCCGGCCCAGCGCCGTCTCCAGCTCCTGCACCACCCGCCACAGCGGGGCGTCTCGGTGGCAGGCCAGCACCACCACGTCGTCGGGACGTTCGGCCGGTCCGCCGGCCGGCACCGGACCGACGCCGACGGACGCCACGTCCTCTACGGCCCGCCCGAACGCCCGCTGCACAAAACCCAGAGCGTGGTCCACCGCCGCGCCCGCGTCGCCCTCGCCGTCCGACCGCAGCCAGGAGCGCAGGCCGTTGTTGTGCGCGGCGACGACCGCCGCGGCGATCACGTCGGCCCGCAGCGTCCCGTCGGGGCGCCCCGAGAACCGCCCGCGCAGATACTCCGCGAGCGCACGCTCGTAGCGCCACACCACCGACAGTTCATAGGCGCGCAGACCCGGCACCTGCCTGGTGAGGCGGTATCGCTGCACGGAGAACGCCGGGTTCTCGGCGTACATCCGCAGCACCAGCCGGGCCGCGTCGCAGACCCGCCGCACCGGCTCGTGCTCCTCGTCGCTCACCGCGAGAAAGGCGGTCATGTCGGCCAGGCAGCGCTCGTGATCGGGGAAGACCACATCCTCCTTGGAGGGGAAGTACCGGAAGAAGGAACGTCGGCCGACCCCGGCCAGCGCCACGATGTCGTCGACGGTGGTCTGCTCGTACCCGCGTTCCACGAAGAGCCGGAAGGCCGCCGCGACCAGGGCCTCCCGCATCGGCGGCTTCGCGGCCGGCGCCGCGCTGCTGGAGCTCATGGACGGGAACGTAGCACCCGGACGAGCCTCATGGCACTCAGTGCAACGTGAGCGCGCCGTGAGGGAACTGAGTGCTGTCGGACACCCATCCGAACATCGGAGCGATCGAATTGAGAGGAATCGATCGATACGATTGTGGGCGTAGAGTAAGCCGTTCGCGATCACTCCAGCGCGCTCACTGTTCCAGGGGGAGCCCCATGCGACTGCACGTCGACCAGCGCCACGAGCGGGTGCTCGAACTCGTCCGGGAGCGGGGCAGCCTTCGCGTCGCCGAACTGGCCGCCGAACTCGGCGTCTCCGCCGTCACCCTGCGCCGCGACGTGGAGACCCTCGCCGCCCAGGGCCGGGTGCGCCGGCTGCACGGCGCGGTCGTCTGGCCCGGCGAGCACGCCGCCGCCACGGCCGCCGTCGGCGAACCGCGGCGGGAATCCCTCGAGGGCGCCGTCATCGGGATGATCGTGCCGACCACGGTCAATCTCTTCGCCGACATCGTGCGCGGCGCCCGGGAGGCCGTTGAGGCCCGGGGCGGTCGGCTCGTGCTCGGCGTCTCCGGTTATGTCGACACCGAGGACGGCGTCCAGGCGGACCACCTGATCGCAGGCGGTGCGCGCGGGCTGCTGGCGGCGCCCAGTTGGTTCGCCGGCATCCCCGAGGACGGGCAGGAGAAATGGCTGATGGAGTGCGGGGTGCCCACCGTGCTGGTGGAGCGCTCCGCCCCGCCCGGCAACCCCGCCGCCGATCTCGACCGGGTCCGCACCGACCGCGCCCACGGTGCCGCCGCCGCCGTCGGCCACCTGGCCGCCCTCGGCCACCGCAGGATCACCGCCGTCCTCCAGGAGGGCCCGCACGCCGTCCAGATCAGCGCCGGGTTCCAGGCCGCCGTACGCGCACGCGGCATCGACGTCGACCAGGGCGCCCCGAGCGTCCGGGAGCACGGCGACTACGACGCCTGCGTCGACTACCTCGTCCGGGCGGTGCGCGAACGCGCCGTCACCGCGGCCCTGGTGCACAGCGACGAGGACGCCATCGTGCTCGTCCCCCGGCTCCAGGCCCACGGCGTGCGGGTCCCCGACGACTTCGCGCTCATCGCCTACGAGGACCAGGTCGCCGCCCTCGCCGACGTACCCCTGAGTGCCATCGCACCACCCACCCGCGCGGTCGGCGAACGGGCCGCCGGACTCCTGCTGCACCGTCTCGCCGAGCAGGCTGACGGCCGACGCCCCGGACCCCGCCAACACCTCGACCTGCTCCCGGAGTTGCACATCCGCTCCTCCTGCGGCGGCGAGCAGCCCGTCGGCGGCTTCTGACGCTCCGTACCGGAGAGGCGCTCGGAAATCGATCAACTAAGCGATCGTTTTGATTATCTTGCGCGAACGCTCTTGACGTTGATCGTGCGCACACAAAAGATGTCCTGCGACCGCCTCTTCCCGTACGAGGTCTCGTAGGAGCCGTGCCATGACGCGTACGCCACGATCGTTCTGCACAGTCGCCACCGCCGCCGTCGCCGCACTGGGCCTGCTCGCCACCGCCTGCGGCGGCGGCTCCGGCTCGACGGGCGACGCGTCCGACGGCAAGCCCGTGACCATCGACTACTGGACCTGGACCCTCGGCGCCAAGTCGACCGTGGACGCGTTCAACAGGACGCACAAGGACATCAAGGTCAGATTCACGGAGATCCCGAGCAGCACCGAGGGCTACAGCAAGCTGGCCAACGCGGTGCAGGCGGGCAACGCCCCGGACGTCGCCACGATCGAGTACCAGATGGTCCCCGAGTTCGCCAGCCAGGGCAATCTGATCGATCTGACCAAGTACGCCGGTCAAACGGTCAAGACGAAGTTCCCGCAGTCCGTCCAGTCCCTGGTCACCTTCGGCGGCCGCACCTGGACCGTCCCCTACGACGTCGCACCACAGCTCTTCTACTACCGCACCGACCTGTTCAAGAAGTACGGCA
This region includes:
- a CDS encoding substrate-binding domain-containing protein; translated protein: MRLHVDQRHERVLELVRERGSLRVAELAAELGVSAVTLRRDVETLAAQGRVRRLHGAVVWPGEHAAATAAVGEPRRESLEGAVIGMIVPTTVNLFADIVRGAREAVEARGGRLVLGVSGYVDTEDGVQADHLIAGGARGLLAAPSWFAGIPEDGQEKWLMECGVPTVLVERSAPPGNPAADLDRVRTDRAHGAAAAVGHLAALGHRRITAVLQEGPHAVQISAGFQAAVRARGIDVDQGAPSVREHGDYDACVDYLVRAVRERAVTAALVHSDEDAIVLVPRLQAHGVRVPDDFALIAYEDQVAALADVPLSAIAPPTRAVGERAAGLLLHRLAEQADGRRPGPRQHLDLLPELHIRSSCGGEQPVGGF
- a CDS encoding TetR family transcriptional regulator gives rise to the protein MSSSSAAPAAKPPMREALVAAAFRLFVERGYEQTTVDDIVALAGVGRRSFFRYFPSKEDVVFPDHERCLADMTAFLAVSDEEHEPVRRVCDAARLVLRMYAENPAFSVQRYRLTRQVPGLRAYELSVVWRYERALAEYLRGRFSGRPDGTLRADVIAAAVVAAHNNGLRSWLRSDGEGDAGAAVDHALGFVQRAFGRAVEDVASVGVGPVPAGGPAERPDDVVVLACHRDAPLWRVVQELETALGRT